The DNA sequence ATGACTAACCCTAGTTAACGCTATCATAGGAAAGAGAAAGTCTATCCGAATAGACAGGATTACCCTTGTAAAAAATTCCAGAGTAACCGCCTCAGTCACACTCTCACACTGTCACTCCAGTTTCCCAGGAGACAGGACAACCCCAGTTCCGAAACCAAATCCAAGGTCTAATTCGTCATTTCACtgacaataaaaaaaaggtaaagtACAACCTTACCTGAAAACGGAGACACCGGAGGAGTAGAACCGGCGGGTGAAGCCGGCGCCGATCCACTCTGACTCTGATATCCGGGTGGCTTCACGATCATGATACTACGTGTAACTCTCATCGCGTCTTCCGGCGAATCCTCACCGTATGACTTCACGCTTCCGCCGTCTGATTCTGATCCACCATAACCAAAATCACACAACGACACAACAACGTTTTCTCGTTAGCATAagcatattttttatctttaatcatttcaagatttaatacatGCAGTAGTGCGTGAGTGCGTAAGAATCTTTTGGAAAAGTCATTTCTCGCCGAGATTCTCgttgtttatttaataactaaaattaattcgGGAAGCTGAACGGGGTTGGACGGGCATGCATGCGTACCCTTGCCAGAGTTCGATCGGAAAGCGAAGGTGTGGTGCTTTCGAAGCTTGCCGAGGCCGTTCTCCGGCGGAGGGCCGGCGACAGTGTCATCCCACAAGTGATCGAGCAGCCCCATGAGAGCTGATCAGAAGGATCCAGTGAGCAGGTTCCGGGAATAAGCAGCGTGAGAGGAATATTTAACGACGGCGAAGCGTTAAAGGCCCAACAAGTCATGGGCCTAGGAAGAAATCCGCACCGTCGATTTCATCACGCACCACGTGGGTCCACATTGCGTGGCTTTTGGATCTAGATTCTGCTAGAGATAAGGTTTTCCCGTACTAGTGGGTCCCACAATTTGTGGTATTACGGATGAGTGGGTGTCACGTGATTTTGAATGTGTGTATGAAGGAGGAAACTTTGCGTGACATGTCATTTTCCCGAAGGAGTATGTTCCAAAATGCCCATGACTGTTGTCCAAATCTCAAAGATAAGAACTTTATATTGAtagttttatttgaacttttaaaaaaaaaaaataattaagagaaCCTTTTTGCAATTACTAATAGAATCTTTGTTAACTTGCTAAAactcacaataaaaaaaaaaactacatacTGACCATTTTATTGTGTTGTGTggaatatatataacatgattaGTGTCGAATAGAGACAACTAAATCCATTTCTTTGTTATTTGTTTGTGGCTTTGTCTTTTTTGTTAGTTTGTTTTCTTCCTTCTGCTAATCTCTTGTCTTTGTGCGTCCTATTTCTCCATTATTGGGGTTTGAAAATTGACATCGGAGATGAGAGAGAGACATTTAGCCACTTGCAAAAGAGGGTAAAGGCAATTTGCTAACTGTGTTTACTTTTCAACATGAACTTATAAAAGATAACTGGAATGTCCAAAAGGGTTCTTATATCTTAATCCTTTGATGAATAACAGAAAGACATAAGCTTCCATCAATCGTGATCAAAGGGATAAGCAAGGATAAAAAGGAGAACAGGAAAAGAGAAAAGCACAGATAGTATGATTTGATGCATAGGATAGATATGTGATATTGGTCTAATAACATTAGAAATAGAGAAATTGAGTTAAGGAAGCAGGTAGAGTTGGTGAAAGAAGGGTATTGAAGTAAATGAAGAATGGAATATTGGAATGGAGTAGAGTAGGCATGACATAAAGAGGGTAGGGTTATGAGCATTGGGAGTGTGTTATATAGTTGAAGAGTGAAGTTATAGA is a window from the Vigna unguiculata cultivar IT97K-499-35 chromosome 7, ASM411807v1, whole genome shotgun sequence genome containing:
- the LOC114191933 gene encoding dormancy-associated protein homolog 3 isoform X1, with the translated sequence MGLLDHLWDDTVAGPPPENGLGKLRKHHTFAFRSNSGKESDGGSVKSYGEDSPEDAMRVTRSIMIVKPPGYQSQSGSAPASPAGSTPPVSPFSGKELESPSGFEEGRHRMRSRRLARTDQALLLLSMCEK
- the LOC114191933 gene encoding dormancy-associated protein homolog 3 isoform X2, with the protein product MGLLDHLWDDTVAGPPPENGLGKLRKHHTFAFRSNSGKESDGGSVKSYGEDSPEDAMRVTRSIMIVKPPGYQSQSGSAPASPAGSTPPVSPFSGARESFRFRRRSTSDAFEKTRQNRPSSSSPFDV